Proteins encoded together in one Marinitoga hydrogenitolerans DSM 16785 window:
- a CDS encoding S1 RNA-binding domain-containing protein, with the protein MVGDKSEFEKLLSEETEFQIKKGDIIQGEIISISSDGLFVSAEGKPFDVYVGKDYLLNNIKEYKLGNEITVKLLKINEAEGQAFGSEKAAKRDSIIDEITEGKVVKGKIKQKVEKGYIVELENVIDAFLPGSLSMLNPRSDFPREEMDFLVLKNEKRRKRTNIVVSRKGVIEKYVDEFFSNHQLNMIVEGIISGIKEFGLFVTLNPYVTALAPKSELSWDKKFDHTKEYKIGDKIKGVIIKLDKENKKVSISVKRLKDDPWENIEKKFPIDSIVTGEVVDIFPFGFAIRLDEGVEGLVHESEIFWTGKGRIEDVVKIGDLVKVKILDVDKDKKKITLSYKQVIGDPWENVDETIKEGDIIESQVEKLLPNGIIVKLNNNLTGFSHVSELSWNFVDNVEDLFKEGDKVKVKVLHVDKENRKIKLSVKQTKDNPWKKVSNELKTGDKIKGKVLKYVGKGAVILVDDYEVEAFIPKSKIELNEGENIENVLKIGSAVEGEILSIEFENEEQKGSMVISLIK; encoded by the coding sequence ATGGTTGGAGATAAAAGTGAATTTGAAAAACTTTTAAGTGAAGAAACGGAGTTTCAAATAAAAAAGGGGGATATTATACAGGGTGAAATTATCTCAATTAGCTCGGATGGATTATTTGTTTCCGCAGAAGGCAAACCCTTTGATGTGTATGTTGGAAAAGATTATTTATTAAATAACATCAAAGAATATAAATTGGGAAACGAAATTACAGTAAAATTATTAAAAATTAATGAAGCTGAAGGCCAAGCTTTTGGTTCCGAAAAAGCAGCAAAAAGAGATTCTATAATCGATGAAATAACAGAAGGAAAAGTTGTTAAAGGAAAAATCAAACAAAAAGTTGAAAAAGGTTATATTGTTGAATTAGAAAATGTTATAGATGCATTTTTACCTGGTTCTTTATCAATGTTAAATCCTCGTTCCGATTTTCCAAGAGAAGAAATGGATTTTCTTGTATTAAAAAACGAAAAGAGAAGAAAGAGAACTAATATTGTTGTATCAAGAAAAGGTGTAATTGAAAAATATGTTGATGAATTTTTCAGCAATCATCAATTAAATATGATAGTTGAAGGTATAATAAGCGGAATAAAAGAATTTGGTTTATTTGTCACTCTTAACCCTTATGTTACAGCATTAGCTCCAAAAAGTGAGTTGTCCTGGGATAAAAAATTTGATCATACAAAAGAATATAAAATAGGAGATAAAATCAAAGGCGTTATTATAAAACTTGACAAAGAAAACAAAAAGGTTTCTATTTCTGTAAAAAGATTGAAGGATGATCCATGGGAAAATATTGAAAAAAAATTCCCTATTGATTCGATTGTTACTGGAGAAGTTGTTGATATTTTCCCATTTGGTTTTGCAATTAGGTTAGATGAAGGCGTTGAAGGGCTTGTTCACGAATCAGAGATTTTCTGGACAGGAAAGGGTAGAATTGAGGATGTTGTGAAAATAGGAGACTTAGTTAAAGTTAAAATTCTTGATGTGGATAAAGATAAGAAAAAAATTACTTTAAGTTATAAACAGGTTATAGGAGATCCATGGGAAAATGTTGATGAAACAATCAAAGAAGGGGATATTATTGAAAGTCAAGTTGAAAAGCTTTTACCAAATGGAATTATTGTGAAGTTAAATAATAATCTAACTGGTTTTTCTCATGTTTCAGAATTATCCTGGAATTTCGTTGATAATGTGGAAGATTTATTTAAAGAAGGAGATAAGGTTAAGGTTAAAGTTTTGCACGTCGATAAAGAGAATAGAAAAATCAAATTAAGTGTAAAACAAACAAAAGATAATCCTTGGAAAAAAGTATCAAATGAATTAAAAACAGGCGATAAAATTAAGGGTAAGGTTTTAAAATACGTTGGAAAAGGTGCTGTTATTTTAGTTGATGATTATGAAGTTGAAGCATTTATACCGAAATCGAAAATAGAATTAAACGAAGGTGAAAATATAGAAAATGTTTTAAAAATTGGTAGTGCTGTAGAGGGAGA
- the cmk gene encoding (d)CMP kinase produces the protein MKLFKVAIDGPAGSGKSTIAKEIAKIFNLFYLDSGALYRAFGYYLKKMGFDLNNENDIINALKTFDIKIIKNDYYLFNEKLDFQIRTPEIGKAASIVAKNPNVREKVNQILRNIAKVHSVVIDGRDIGTVVLPDADVKIFLTASIEERAKRRYNELIKKNKKVNFEDVLIEIEKRDKADSTRKIAPLKPAEDAIIVDTTGKNIKEVITEIKNIILKKINLE, from the coding sequence ATGAAACTTTTTAAAGTAGCTATTGATGGGCCAGCTGGTTCAGGAAAAAGCACTATTGCCAAAGAAATTGCGAAAATATTTAACCTATTTTATCTCGATAGTGGCGCATTATATAGAGCTTTTGGGTATTACTTGAAAAAAATGGGTTTTGATTTAAATAATGAAAATGATATAATAAATGCGTTGAAAACTTTTGATATTAAAATAATTAAAAATGATTATTATCTTTTTAACGAAAAACTAGATTTTCAAATAAGAACTCCAGAAATAGGAAAAGCTGCATCAATTGTAGCAAAAAACCCTAATGTTCGTGAAAAAGTAAATCAAATTTTAAGAAATATTGCCAAAGTTCATAGTGTAGTTATAGATGGGCGGGATATTGGAACTGTTGTATTACCTGACGCTGATGTAAAGATTTTTTTAACTGCATCTATTGAAGAAAGAGCTAAAAGAAGATATAATGAATTAATTAAAAAAAATAAAAAAGTAAATTTTGAAGATGTGTTAATAGAGATTGAGAAAAGAGATAAAGCTGATTCCACAAGAAAAATAGCCCCTTTAAAACCTGCTGAAGATGCCATTATCGTTGATACTACTGGAAAAAATATTAAGGAAGTTATTACTGAAATAAAAAATATTATATTAAAAAAAATTAATTTGGAGTGA
- the ispH gene encoding 4-hydroxy-3-methylbut-2-enyl diphosphate reductase, translating to MEIRLASKIGFCYGVERAYNKALELSNKHEKVYIYGDLVHNNDVKSVLTSKGVNFFYSIDHLPDDAHNSVCMIRAHGIPKKDKNYLQSKFKEIIDLTCPIVEKVFNYAYEMQQKGYFIVAYGKEEHAEMIGLKGNVDEKKIKVLKEPEPFNHNKICIITQTTMDYNNFKNFSANIAKFSMYNELLIKDTICYETKIRENEAKDIAIWSEFVIIIGGKHSSNTRKLYEISKKLNENSIHIDSIKELKNIDLSKFKKIGILTGTSTPNKSINEVIEFLRRGF from the coding sequence GTGGAAATAAGACTTGCATCAAAGATAGGGTTTTGTTACGGTGTTGAAAGAGCGTATAATAAAGCTTTAGAGTTGTCTAATAAACATGAAAAGGTTTATATATATGGTGATTTAGTTCATAATAATGATGTAAAAAGCGTACTTACATCGAAAGGTGTGAATTTTTTCTATTCTATCGATCATTTGCCCGATGATGCACATAATTCTGTTTGCATGATACGAGCTCATGGAATTCCAAAAAAAGATAAAAATTACCTACAGTCAAAATTTAAAGAAATAATCGATTTAACCTGTCCTATTGTTGAAAAGGTATTTAATTATGCTTATGAAATGCAACAAAAAGGATATTTTATTGTTGCTTATGGTAAAGAAGAGCATGCTGAAATGATTGGATTAAAGGGAAATGTCGATGAAAAGAAAATTAAGGTATTAAAAGAACCTGAACCATTTAATCATAATAAAATATGTATAATTACTCAAACTACGATGGATTATAATAATTTTAAAAATTTTTCTGCGAACATTGCAAAATTTTCTATGTATAATGAATTACTAATAAAAGATACTATATGTTATGAAACAAAAATTAGAGAAAATGAGGCAAAAGATATTGCAATTTGGTCAGAATTTGTTATAATAATAGGAGGAAAACACAGTTCTAATACAAGAAAGTTATATGAAATTTCTAAAAAATTAAATGAAAATTCTATTCATATTGACTCGATTAAAGAATTAAAAAATATTGATTTATCTAAATTTAAAAAAATAGGTATCTTAACTGGTACTTCTACACCAAATAAATCTATTAACGAAGTTATCGAATTTCTAAGGAGGGGTTTCTGA